In the genome of Kazachstania africana CBS 2517 chromosome 6, complete genome, the window gtgtgttctttttctttttttcaatatactTTATAGTATTGTTGTTGAGAATCAAAATGATAGTAATCATAATTGAAATCGTTATTTCTAGATTTTGAATTGctattcaattgaattggAGAATTGAAATAGTTATAATAGCATGGAGAAGATGGAAAAGTTGAATTTTGGTGGAAACTTTGAATTGGAGTTTGACAATCTGAAATCATTGGGGAcccaataatttttctttcattggCAAAGATATCataagaaaatatgaaatcATTGTATAAGAAGATTGTTGAATTTAATTCGTAATTAAAAGAACTCAACCAAtttctttccatttcattaattaatttcaaatccatACCTGTAGCTTGAGACCAAGATTTGTTGGTGAAAGTCttatcatcattgaatttattgcCTAGGATGAAAGCAATAATTgtattttgataaatgacGTTGATACCAGGattcgaatttttcataataTTTTGTGTTAAATACCTTGAGAGATAATTTAGCGAATAATAGATAGTCGAAACTGGTAATCTAGTAGCATTCAATACAGATTTGATTCCCTTTAAGAATAAATCATAACTGTCCTTATTTTGAGAATGGATACCAAACCCAACATAGACATTATGAACAATGAAAGCAGACATAGTGTCAATATCATAATTTAGATCTAGAGAGACACCACCGTTAACATTATCTTGAACCATAGGCTGAGGAGGAGCAGGTTGATTGAAAAGTAAGCCTGGAGGAGGTAACGAGACGCTGTCTCTGTAAAAaccattattgttattacaCTGAGGCAATAGAGGTGGCATATAACAACCTTGTAATACGACTGGAGCAGCTAAAGTACCACCCATATgaggtggtggtggtgcGACGGCATTTGCATTCGCATAGAAATAATTGTTACCGTTACCTGACAAAGGAGGTAATTGAATAGGATTTGACACCATATAGTCATATTGGTGTGGTGGTACGACCAATGGAGGCATAGAATAGCCCACAAAAGTGGTCATGGTCCTAGTGATttgtttttattataaaaaaaaaagcaaaaaaagtaaaaaaaaaatttggttcCCAATAGTAAGCTCAAACACGAAGACAAATTAACCAAATAACTGTCTTTAAGAGTTCTTGAGACTTTCTAATCCTTCGATACCTAAGGGTATGGTAGATGAGTAGTTCCTTTAAAAAGACAAACAAAAAAGTTCCAGTAAAAGAGAACAGACTCCTTCCACCTTAGCAACCTCGATTTGAATGTAAAAAAAGATGGGGGTtaaattatattatatataaatataatataatttGATGGGAGATGGAGGGGGGATATATATAATAGTAATTAAactataaaaaaaaatgtgtGAACCGCGATTAGTTCTTTTAACAGTTGTTATCAAGATTGATCAATTTATTCTTGAAAGCACCTTATAGTCCAACcgagaaaatttttctctacACGTTGTTGCGTGGGTCTTGAGATCCTTTCGCATGCGTGAGAGGGGTCCGAAAGGGTGGTCGTTAGGGTTGGGGGGGTCGGTTCGTTTGCTATGCGGGGACGGCCCGGATATGTTAGGGTTGGGAGTCGAAGGACAGTTCAAGCCCTAAGTATTTTGCAGAGAACAAAGTGGCCCGGACAGCGTTAGGGTTTCCATTTTCCGGGCCACATTACCCGGTGGAAGGTTTTTGTGGCAATTGGcaaattaaattatattaTAGAACGCTCTAACTGGCGAAGTTGTAATTTTGTGACACGTCGATGTCCATTGCAGATGAATCGTTGACGATGTCATCTGACCAGCGcagcttcttctttggcgCTGCTGTTGCGAGAATCGCCGCGGTGACCGTCGGCGTTGGTGGTGTCATGGAGAAGCGACGAGTGTTGTTGTCTTGTGtcatgaaaatattggCAAATTCATCGAATGTTTCATCTACACTGGCAAGTTCTTGTAATATGGTGTctac includes:
- the CLG1 gene encoding Clg1p (similar to Saccharomyces cerevisiae CLG1 (YGL215W); ancestral locus Anc_3.527) encodes the protein MPPLVVPPHQYDYMVSNPIQLPPLSGNGNNYFYANANAVAPPPPHMGGTLAAPVVLQGCYMPPLLPQCNNNNGFYRDSVSLPPPGLLFNQPAPPQPMVQDNVNGGVSLDLNYDIDTMSAFIVHNVYVGFGIHSQNKDSYDLFLKGIKSVLNATRLPVSTIYYSLNYLSRYLTQNIMKNSNPGINVIYQNTIIAFILGNKFNDDKTFTNKSWSQATGMDLKLINEMERNWLSSFNYELNSTIFLYNDFIFSYDIFANERKIIGSPMISDCQTPIQSFHQNSTFPSSPCYYNYFNSPIQLNSNSKSRNNDFNYDYYHFDSQQQYYKVY